The following proteins are encoded in a genomic region of Necator americanus strain Aroian chromosome II, whole genome shotgun sequence:
- a CDS encoding hypothetical protein (NECATOR_CHRII.G6515.T2): MAKKHRLFRTTYDTNRTSADEKMWSDTNFDYLRRLLSNSSYEEEVEAFYMGLEKFNREDHAFPNVQKERLRNFTAGPTKPSSLRWTWESPGGGCHDEIDHIIVNKRFCLTDVAVVPNFYTGSDHRLLRGRFSFTRREKKAAKFRERYPRTIINWNRFATLAGFWEDSAMDNIDEEYDRLLNTFTTPRRRLRVSKPPRDLGEVIKEDLKERRAEVLAEAAEAGKGIRYARRDFVCRKTRMTALRNPKGTTIASRREMEKIIYDFYSDLVDSHVHLPPHHLREDGHVIPEVLPSEIRHAIMSVRNRTAPGPDRIRPEHLKNLPPVLINTLAKLFTRYLSECKVPKQWKINKTVLLYKKGDSHDIDYYRPICLLSVIYKLLPRVILNRTEKVLDEGQPCEQAGLRKGFSTTDHIHTGSKLIEISRAYKMLLCLTFIDLK, encoded by the exons ATGGCaaaaaaacatcgactctttcgaacaacttacgacacgaatcggacgtctgcggatgagaagatgtggtccgaCACCaactttgactatcttcgtcgcttactcTCCAACTccagctacgaagaagaagtcgaagcctTCTATATGGGCCTGGAGAAGTTcaaccgagaagatcatgccttcccCAATGTCCAaaaagaacgcctgaggaacttcacagcGGGACCCACG aagccctcttctctacgctggacgtgggagtcacccggtggagggtgtcatgatgaaattgaccacatcatcgtcaataaaagattctgcctgacggacgtcgctgttgtgccaaacttctatacgggatcggaccatcgcctcctccgaggaagattttccttcacaaggagagaaaagaaagcagccaagttcagagagcgatatcccagaactatcatcaactggaatcgcttcgctacgctagccggtttttgggaagattccgcaatggacaacattgacgaggaatatgaccggctccttaacaccttcacgactccGCGAAGAAGGttgagagtttcaaaaccaccaagagacctGGG agaggtgataaaggaagaccttaaagagagaagagcagaagtgctggctgaagctgcagaggcggggaaaggcatccgctatgcccgtcgagacttcgtttgtcgcaagacgaggatgactgctctccggaacccgaagggaacaaccattgcatcgagaagggaaatggagaaaatcatctacgacttctactctgatctcgtcgacagccatgtccacttgcctcctcaccatctgagggaagacggacatgtcattccagaggttctcccgtccgaaatacgacatgctatcatgtcggtaagaaatcgtacggcacccggtcccgacagaataaggccagaacacctgaagaaccttccgccagtactcattaACACCCTGGCGaagctctttacacgttacttgtcggaatgcaaggttcctaaacagtggaagatcaacaagaccgtgttgttgtataaaaagggagattcACATGACATCGActactatcgtccaatctgcttactgtccgtcatctacaagctccttccgagagtgatccttaataggactGAGAAAGtgttggatgaaggacagccatgcgagcaagcagggttacgaaaaggattcagcacgactgaccacattcacactggttcgaaactcatcgaaatATCACGAGCGTACAAGATGctgctctgtctcaccttcatcgatttGAAGTAG
- a CDS encoding hypothetical protein (NECATOR_CHRII.G6514.T1): protein MTALRNPKGTTIASRREMEKIIYDFYSDLVDSHVHLPPHHLREDGHVIPEVLPSEIRHAIMSVRNRTAPGPDRIRPEHLKNLPPVLINTLAKLFTRYLSECKVPKQWKINKTVLLYKKGDSHDIDYYRPICLLSVIYKLLPRVILNRTEKVLDEGQPCEQAGLRKGFSTTDHIHTGSKLIEISRAYKMLLCLTFIDLK from the coding sequence atgactgctctccggaacccgaagggaacaaccattgcatcgagaagggaaatggagaaaatcatctacgacttctactctgatctcgtcgacagccatgtccacttgcctcctcaccatctgagggaagacggacatgtcattccagaggttctcccgtccgaaatacgacatgctatcatgtcggtaagaaatcgtacggcacccggtcccgacagaataaggccagaacacctgaagaaccttccgccagtactcattaACACCCTGGCGaagctctttacacgttacttgtcggaatgcaaggttcctaaacagtggaagatcaacaagaccgtgttgttgtataaaaagggagattcACATGACATCGActactatcgtccaatctgcttactgtccgtcatctacaagctccttccgagagtgatccttaataggactGAGAAAGtgttggatgaaggacagccatgcgagcaagcagggttacgaaaaggattcagcacgactgaccacattcacactggttcgaaactcatcgaaatATCACGAGCGTACAAGATGctgctctgtctcaccttcatcgatttGAAGTAG
- a CDS encoding hypothetical protein (NECATOR_CHRII.G6515.T1): protein MAKKHRLFRTTYDTNRTSADEKMWSDTNFDYLRRLLSNSSYEEEVEAFYMGLEKFNREDHAFPNVQKERLRNFTAGPTVCNGMTRGEALQVHHDD from the coding sequence ATGGCaaaaaaacatcgactctttcgaacaacttacgacacgaatcggacgtctgcggatgagaagatgtggtccgaCACCaactttgactatcttcgtcgcttactcTCCAACTccagctacgaagaagaagtcgaagcctTCTATATGGGCCTGGAGAAGTTcaaccgagaagatcatgccttcccCAATGTCCAaaaagaacgcctgaggaacttcacagcGGGACCCACGGTCtgcaatggaatgaccaggggagaggctctccaagttcatcatgacgactaa
- a CDS encoding hypothetical protein (NECATOR_CHRII.G6516.T1) encodes MGLEACNLPWVLQFFLLHVTVIEKSSDSGGKPDTVALGRTELQESYRLPKRKRTRMTICTYNARTLASEAAIEDLMMQAKKIKYDVIGLTETRRRHPLNAVNETEELFLGTCDSKGVLG; translated from the coding sequence atgggactagaggcttgtaATCTGCCATGggttttacaattttttttgttgcatgtcacagtaatagaaaagtcttctgattccggaggaaagcctgatACGGTAGCGCTAGGAAGGACGGAgctgcaggagtcatataggctaccgaagcggaaaaggactaggatgacgatctgtacttataacgcacgtacgcttgcatcggaagcggccatcgaagatctgatgatgcaagccaagaagatcaagtacgacgtcatcgggcTGAcagagacgagacgacgtcatcctctcaacgccgtaaatgaaactgaagaactgtttttaggaacatgcgacagtaaaGGAGTTCTTGGttga
- a CDS encoding hypothetical protein (NECATOR_CHRII.G6517.T1) translates to MTSSRLCQPDDVVLDLLGLHHQIFDGRFRCKLPIHILQVRKLWFRVGGQLFSCHENCGEATTDEYFYRRILTINDETKERECDKTQQRKPAKACEAKPAKHLWDPTGQNDMKHRPLRKRPRSEAVPWGQRLESRWNHGELQRNPPLLTLIVVIPPMTNPVSDDFPLDDCAYVPPLISHCIFTIDALRSHDPSSATEILQKRCLLCPLQPIGENSDIFDFIVVGEFVETRPTNYHIFRVSPLTIKVLNIDLKNNKHIEAPISAIFQELKKIGLWNYQTELYLKRSSEEVLQQYQFSNISDVGGAQHGHGEKL, encoded by the exons atgacgtcgtctcgtctctgTCAgcccgatgacgtcgtacttgatcttcttggcttgcatcatcagatcttcgatggccgcttccgatgcaagc TTCCGATTCATATTCTTCAAGTTCGCAAATTATGGTTTAGAGTTGGAGGACAACTGTTTTCTTGTCACGAAAATTGCGGTGAAGCAACCACTGATGAATACTTCTATAGGAG AATTTTGACAATCAATGATGAGACAAAGGAACGAGAATGTGATAAGACACAACAACGCAAGCCGGCTAAAGCATGTGAAGCGAAGCCTGCAAAACATCTGTGGGACCCC acgggtcaaaatgacatgaagcaccgaccgttgcgtaagcggccgcgctcggaagcggtgccgtggggacagcggttggaatcgaggtggaaccacggcgaactgcagag GAATCCGCCACTATTGACTCTCATCGTCGTCATCCCACCAATGACAAATCCTGTTTCAGATGATTTCCCACTAGATGATTGCGCTTATGTCCCACCACTCATATCACATTGCATCTTTACTATAGACGCCCTTAG aaGCCACGATCCATCCTCAGCGACAGAGATTCTTCAGAAACGGTGTTTGCTCTGTCCGCTGCAGCCAATCGGCGAAAATTCGGACATTTTCGACTTTATTGTTGTCGGAGAGTTCGTGGAGACCCGACCAACCAATTACCATATTTTCCGAGTGTCACCATTAACCATTAAAG TTCTCAATATTGATCTTAAGAACAATAAACATA TTGAAGCTCCTATTTCTGCTATATTCCAAGAGCTGAAG AAAATTGGTTTGTGGAACTACCAAACAGaattatatttaaaaagaagTAGCGAGGAAGTCTTGCAACAATATCAGTTCAGTAATATCAGCGACGTAGGAGGAGCACAACATGGACACGGAGAAAAACTATGA
- a CDS encoding hypothetical protein (NECATOR_CHRII.G6517.T2), with product MDLAVKIQLSFPVFVRNPPLLTLIVVIPPMTNPVSDDFPLDDCAYVPPLISHCIFTIDALRSHDPSSATEILQKRCLLCPLQPIGENSDIFDFIVVGEFVETRPTNYHIFRVSPLTIKVLNIDLKNNKHS from the exons ATGGACCTCGCTGTTAAAATTCAGTTGTCGTTTCCTGTTTTTGTCAGGAATCCGCCACTATTGACTCTCATCGTCGTCATCCCACCAATGACAAATCCTGTTTCAGATGATTTCCCACTAGATGATTGCGCTTATGTCCCACCACTCATATCACATTGCATCTTTACTATAGACGCCCTTAG aaGCCACGATCCATCCTCAGCGACAGAGATTCTTCAGAAACGGTGTTTGCTCTGTCCGCTGCAGCCAATCGGCGAAAATTCGGACATTTTCGACTTTATTGTTGTCGGAGAGTTCGTGGAGACCCGACCAACCAATTACCATATTTTCCGAGTGTCACCATTAACCATTAAAG TTCTCAATATTGATCTTAAGAACAATAAACATAGTTAG
- a CDS encoding hypothetical protein (NECATOR_CHRII.G6518.T1) — protein MCSDYDAVKSSRGAVIDGGYKGYGLGAMVEIFCGILGGAHWGPHIRKWMSATTAADLGHCFVAVDPEAFAPGFYQRMQEFINTMRNLPPTNAKLSVEVAGDAEKKHMKLVEEVSGIPYHPNQIKHADELAQRLNVKKLTILKEC, from the exons AtgtgtagcgattatgacgctGTCAAGAGTTCGCGCGGTGCTGTTATCGATG GTGGTTACAAAGGTTATGGGCTTGGAGCAATGGTGGAGATTTTCTGCGGAATTCTTGGCGGTGCCCACTGGGGTCCGCACATTCGCAAGTGGATGTCAGCTACCACCGCCGCAGACCTC GGACATTGTTTTGTTGCTGTCGATCCGGAAGCATTTGCGCCAGGATTTTACCAAAGGATGCAAGAATTTATAAATACTATGAGAAATCTCCCACCG ACTAATGCGAAGTTATCAGTGGAAGTAGCAGGAGATGCTGAAAAGAAGCATATGAAGCTGGTAGAAGAGGTTAGCGGCATCCCCTACCATCCGAATCAGATAAAACACGCG GATGAACTTGCCCAAAGGCTCAACGTAAAGAAGTTGACAATCTTGAAAGAATGTTGA
- a CDS encoding hypothetical protein (NECATOR_CHRII.G6519.T1) produces the protein MSLVFHRKPTAHSAKTLKLLLEKFSLYKEECNPNGSEEKMFEAYLTSTNLIKGSIKTIEQSRNSLQSLIDKLQMEYDDSRTKGNKKDLEKEVGEIESEAKSTDIMAKANEMIFMLEGRAREAANQVDKFARKLEIKLHRNQLIVTHLEDANNRSPQTVAGSARTATDQSSDVTFIILILADMRSKKSRTLKPSQMKLPRFWGDEEEFPEFWAVSETLVHQNKVLSTVEKMLLLKDSLRGRAEMFIKGIQLIPQNHKWMVETIKKKYDNKPINIAKIVQKQIDLPCARNNVKNCTYISAKIRMLINQMVSVGQDIPYKQGAVWTERILKKFPYNIAKKCPYMYPRCESRKRYRATRKRSTLESSSNQD, from the coding sequence ATGTCTTTAGTTTTCCATAGAAAACCTACGGCCCATAGCGCCAAAACTCTCAAGCTActtctggagaaattttcactctACAAAGAAGAGTGCAACCCAAATGGGTCCGAAGAGAAAATGTTTGAGGCATACTTGACCTCAACCAACCTTATAAAAGGTAGTATAAAAACTATCGAACAGAGTAGGAACTCATTGCAGTCACTGATAGACAAACTGCAGATGGAATATGATGATTCCAGAACAAAAGGCAACAAAAAGGATCTCGAAAAAGAAGTCGGGGAAATTGAAAGCGAAGCAAAATCCACTGATATCATGGCAAaagcaaatgaaatgatatttATGCTAGAAGGAAGGGCCAGAGAAGCAGCAAATCAAGTTGATAAATTTGCAAGGAAActggaaataaaattacaCAGAAACCAACTAATAGTAACGCATCTTGAAGATGCAAATAATCGATCGCCACAAACGGTGGCGGGAAGTGCCAGAACGGCAACAGATCAAAGTAGTGACGTAACCTTCATCATTTTGATACTAGCAGATATGCGATCGAAGAAGAGTAGAACTCTCAAACCAAGTCAAATGAAACTTCCTAGGTTTTGGggagatgaagaagaatttccagaattctGGGCAGTCTCTGAAACACTGGTACATCAGAATAAAGTACTCAGTACAGTTGAGAAAATGCTTCTTCTCAAAGATAGTCTCCGAGGAAGGGCAGAGATGTTTATCAAAGGGATACAACTAATTCCTCAAAATCATAAATGGATGGTTGAaactataaagaaaaaatatgataacaAACCTATAAACATAGCAAAGATCGTGCAGAAACAAATTGATCTTCCATGTGCAAGGAATAATGTCAAGAATTGCACATATATTTCCGCCAAAATAAGAATGTTGATTAACCAAATGGTATCGGTGGGCCAGGATATACCTTATAAACAAGGTGCTGTGTGGACAGAAAGAATACTGAAAAAGTTTCCGTACAATATTGCGAAAAAATGTCCTTATATGTATCCAAGATGTGAAAGTAGAAAACGTTATAGAGCAACTCGAAAGAGATCAACGCTAGAAAGTTCGTCGAATCAAGATTAA
- a CDS encoding hypothetical protein (NECATOR_CHRII.G6519.T2) encodes MEYDDSRTKGNKKDLEKEVGEIESEAKSTDIMAKANEMIFMLEGRAREAANQVDKFARKLEIKLHRNQLIVTHLEDANNRSPQTVAGSARTATDQSSDVTFIILILADMRSKKSRTLKPSQMKLPRFWGDEEEFPEFWAVSETLVHQNKVLSTVEKMLLLKDSLRGRAEMFIKGIQLIPQNHKWMVETIKKKYDNKPINIAKIVQKQIDLPCARNNVKNCTYISAKIRMLINQMVSVGQDIPYKQGAVWTERILKKFPYNIAKKCPYMYPRCESRKRYRATRKRSTLESSSNQD; translated from the coding sequence ATGGAATATGATGATTCCAGAACAAAAGGCAACAAAAAGGATCTCGAAAAAGAAGTCGGGGAAATTGAAAGCGAAGCAAAATCCACTGATATCATGGCAAaagcaaatgaaatgatatttATGCTAGAAGGAAGGGCCAGAGAAGCAGCAAATCAAGTTGATAAATTTGCAAGGAAActggaaataaaattacaCAGAAACCAACTAATAGTAACGCATCTTGAAGATGCAAATAATCGATCGCCACAAACGGTGGCGGGAAGTGCCAGAACGGCAACAGATCAAAGTAGTGACGTAACCTTCATCATTTTGATACTAGCAGATATGCGATCGAAGAAGAGTAGAACTCTCAAACCAAGTCAAATGAAACTTCCTAGGTTTTGGggagatgaagaagaatttccagaattctGGGCAGTCTCTGAAACACTGGTACATCAGAATAAAGTACTCAGTACAGTTGAGAAAATGCTTCTTCTCAAAGATAGTCTCCGAGGAAGGGCAGAGATGTTTATCAAAGGGATACAACTAATTCCTCAAAATCATAAATGGATGGTTGAaactataaagaaaaaatatgataacaAACCTATAAACATAGCAAAGATCGTGCAGAAACAAATTGATCTTCCATGTGCAAGGAATAATGTCAAGAATTGCACATATATTTCCGCCAAAATAAGAATGTTGATTAACCAAATGGTATCGGTGGGCCAGGATATACCTTATAAACAAGGTGCTGTGTGGACAGAAAGAATACTGAAAAAGTTTCCGTACAATATTGCGAAAAAATGTCCTTATATGTATCCAAGATGTGAAAGTAGAAAACGTTATAGAGCAACTCGAAAGAGATCAACGCTAGAAAGTTCGTCGAATCAAGATTAA